A window from Micromonospora profundi encodes these proteins:
- a CDS encoding GNAT family N-acetyltransferase — translation MTVTLRPATGDDLMGVGVLHQRSRVAAYSSFVPAEALAEPTGEAMGAYWTERRRWERDTHRLTVAERAGALVGFSYLGPDDEDDPATGLLNAIHLDPAEQGRGVGRALMVDALDAMRARGWQRAVLWVLRDNAHARAFYERGGWVPTGAQREEYIGIAPTPQLRYARRL, via the coding sequence GTGACCGTCACGCTCCGTCCCGCGACCGGTGATGACCTGATGGGGGTGGGCGTCCTGCACCAGCGCTCCCGGGTCGCCGCGTACTCCTCGTTCGTCCCGGCCGAGGCGCTTGCCGAACCGACGGGTGAGGCGATGGGCGCGTACTGGACCGAGCGGCGGAGATGGGAGCGGGACACCCACCGACTGACCGTCGCGGAGCGTGCCGGGGCGCTTGTGGGGTTCAGCTACCTGGGCCCGGACGACGAGGACGACCCGGCGACGGGGCTGCTCAACGCCATCCACCTGGACCCGGCCGAGCAGGGCCGGGGCGTGGGCCGGGCGCTGATGGTGGACGCCTTGGACGCCATGCGGGCGCGGGGCTGGCAGCGGGCGGTGCTCTGGGTGCTGCGCGACAACGCGCACGCCCGCGCGTTCTACGAGCGCGGCGGGTGGGTGCCGACGGGCGCGCAGCGCGAGGAGTACATCGGCATCGCCCCCACGCCGCAGCTCCGCTACGCCCGCCGCCTGTGA
- a CDS encoding YkvA family protein: MGKTLKRSAAFAALARALTAGARGGPSLGTRLAALPRMIRATTRGEYDGGLRLALMTAATAYIVSPFDLLPEIPLAIFGLADDAVMVTWLAGSVLAETERFLEWEARRSSVIPGGLVP; encoded by the coding sequence ATGGGTAAGACACTGAAGCGCAGCGCGGCGTTCGCGGCCCTGGCCCGGGCACTGACGGCGGGGGCGCGCGGCGGGCCGTCGCTGGGGACCAGGCTGGCGGCGCTGCCCCGGATGATCCGGGCCACCACCCGTGGTGAATACGACGGCGGCCTCCGGCTGGCCCTGATGACCGCGGCGACGGCGTACATCGTCTCGCCCTTCGACCTGTTGCCGGAGATCCCGCTGGCGATCTTCGGGCTGGCCGACGACGCGGTAATGGTCACCTGGCTGGCCGGCAGCGTGCTCGCCGAGACCGAGCGTTTCCTGGAGTGGGAGGCCCGACGCAGCTCCGTCATCCCCGGCGGGTTGGTGCCCTGA
- a CDS encoding cystathionine beta-synthase, which yields MQYYDNVVDMIGNTPLVRLRNVTEGIQATVLAKVEYVNPGGSVKDRIALRMVEDAEAAGLLKPGGTIVEPTSGNTGVGLALVAQLKGYKCVFVCPDKVSQDKQDVLRAYGAEVVVCPTAVAPEDPRSYYNVSDRLTREIPGAWKPDQYSNPANPRSHYETTGPELWKQTEGGLTHFVTGVGTGGTISGIGRYLKEASDGRVKVIGADPEGSVYSGGTGRPYLVEGVGEDFWPETYDRGVADEIVEVSDKASFEMTRRLAREEGLLVGGSCGMAVVAALEVARKAGPDDVVVVLLPDGGRGYLSKIFNDSWMARYGFLDNSGAEPTVADALASKPGGLPELVHVHPTETVRDAIDYMREYGVSQLPVLKAEPPVVTGEVAGSIAERDLLDALFTGQAHLHDTIERHMGDPLPMIGGGQPVSEAVGLLEKSDAALVLVDGKPKGVLTRQDLLAHLGAH from the coding sequence GTGCAGTACTACGACAATGTCGTCGACATGATCGGCAACACCCCGCTGGTACGCCTGCGTAACGTCACCGAGGGCATCCAGGCCACAGTGCTCGCCAAGGTCGAGTACGTCAACCCGGGTGGCTCGGTGAAGGACCGGATCGCCCTGCGGATGGTGGAGGACGCCGAAGCGGCGGGCCTGCTCAAGCCCGGCGGCACCATCGTCGAGCCCACCAGCGGCAACACCGGCGTCGGGCTGGCCCTGGTAGCCCAGCTCAAGGGCTACAAGTGCGTCTTCGTCTGCCCCGACAAGGTCAGCCAGGACAAGCAGGACGTGCTGCGGGCGTACGGGGCCGAGGTGGTGGTCTGCCCGACGGCTGTCGCCCCGGAGGACCCGCGTTCCTACTACAACGTCTCCGACCGGCTGACCCGGGAGATCCCCGGCGCCTGGAAGCCCGACCAGTACAGCAACCCGGCGAACCCGCGCTCGCACTACGAGACCACCGGCCCGGAGCTGTGGAAGCAGACCGAGGGTGGGCTCACCCACTTCGTGACCGGGGTGGGCACCGGCGGCACGATCTCCGGCATCGGCAGGTACCTCAAGGAGGCGTCCGACGGCCGGGTGAAGGTCATCGGGGCCGACCCGGAGGGTTCGGTCTACTCCGGCGGCACCGGCCGGCCGTACCTCGTGGAGGGCGTCGGCGAGGACTTCTGGCCGGAGACGTACGACCGGGGTGTGGCTGACGAGATCGTCGAGGTCTCCGACAAGGCGTCCTTCGAGATGACCCGGCGGCTGGCCCGCGAGGAAGGGCTGCTGGTCGGCGGTTCCTGCGGGATGGCGGTGGTCGCCGCGCTGGAGGTGGCCCGCAAGGCCGGCCCGGACGACGTGGTGGTTGTGCTGCTGCCCGACGGCGGCCGCGGCTACCTCTCGAAGATCTTCAACGACTCGTGGATGGCCCGGTACGGCTTCCTCGACAACTCCGGTGCTGAGCCCACGGTGGCCGACGCGCTGGCCAGCAAGCCGGGCGGGCTGCCCGAGCTGGTGCACGTCCACCCGACCGAGACGGTCCGCGACGCGATCGACTACATGCGCGAGTACGGCGTCTCGCAGTTGCCGGTGCTCAAGGCCGAGCCGCCGGTGGTGACCGGTGAGGTGGCCGGCTCGATCGCCGAGCGTGACCTGCTCGACGCGCTGTTCACCGGCCAGGCCCACCTGCACGACACCATCGAGCGGCACATGGGCGACCCGCTGCCGATGATCGGTGGCGGTCAGCCGGTGAGCGAGGCAGTCGGCTTGCTGGAGAAGTCCGACGCCGCGCTGGTCCTCGTCGACGGCAAGCCCAAGGGCGTCCTCACCCGCCAGGATCTCCTGGCCCACCTGGGCGCCCACTAG
- a CDS encoding SGNH/GDSL hydrolase family protein: MGVAGSVVPVVPRWRHALRIARLAAIGTGATAAAVVATGGVLLGQARQARRTIPMAEAPPPRCDGVYGAKFPGPTLTMVVLGDSSAAGYGVHRRRETPGALLATGLSRRLHRPVLLRRFAVVGAISSALRHQVEAALECEPDIAVILIGGNDITNRTPRGLAVRYLVEAVRTLRDAGCEVVVGTCPDLGAIRPIQPPLRWLAHRWSRQLAAAQTVAVVEAGGWTVSLGDLLGPRFNAEPHRMFAWDRFHPSAEGYAVAAAALLPTMLSALGAGQERRATAARGEGVRSLPKAAQEAARHAGTEVSGTQVHGHDRGPAGRWAQLRRRAFFGVNAVPQGGATSDTSTVEGLA; the protein is encoded by the coding sequence ATGGGGGTGGCTGGTTCTGTCGTACCCGTTGTTCCGCGCTGGCGACACGCCTTGCGGATCGCCCGCCTGGCAGCCATCGGGACTGGCGCGACCGCGGCGGCCGTGGTGGCGACCGGCGGGGTGCTGCTCGGCCAGGCCCGGCAGGCCCGACGCACCATCCCGATGGCCGAGGCCCCACCGCCACGCTGCGACGGGGTGTACGGCGCGAAGTTCCCCGGCCCGACGCTCACGATGGTCGTGCTCGGTGACTCGTCGGCTGCCGGTTACGGGGTGCACCGCCGCCGCGAGACGCCCGGCGCGTTGCTGGCCACCGGCCTGTCCCGCCGCCTGCACCGGCCGGTCCTGCTGCGCCGCTTCGCTGTGGTCGGTGCCATCTCCTCGGCGCTGCGGCACCAGGTGGAGGCTGCCCTGGAGTGCGAGCCCGACATCGCGGTCATCCTGATCGGCGGCAACGACATCACCAACCGCACGCCGCGCGGGCTGGCAGTGCGCTATCTGGTCGAGGCGGTCCGGACGCTTCGCGACGCGGGTTGCGAGGTGGTCGTGGGCACCTGCCCCGACCTGGGCGCGATCCGGCCGATCCAACCGCCGCTGCGCTGGCTGGCCCACCGGTGGAGCCGCCAGCTCGCCGCCGCCCAGACGGTCGCCGTTGTCGAGGCGGGCGGCTGGACGGTGTCCCTGGGCGACCTGTTGGGTCCACGGTTCAATGCCGAACCGCACCGGATGTTCGCCTGGGACCGGTTCCACCCGTCCGCTGAGGGGTACGCGGTCGCTGCGGCCGCCCTGCTGCCGACGATGCTCTCCGCGCTCGGCGCCGGGCAGGAACGACGGGCCACTGCGGCGCGGGGTGAGGGCGTACGGTCGCTGCCAAAGGCTGCGCAGGAGGCGGCCCGGCACGCCGGCACCGAGGTCAGTGGCACCCAGGTCCACGGCCACGACCGGGGGCCGGCCGGTCGGTGGGCGCAGCTGCGCCGGCGGGCGTTCTTCGGTGTCAACGCGGTGCCGCAGGGCGGTGCAACGTCGGACACTTCGACGGTGGAGGGACTGGCATGA
- a CDS encoding SGNH/GDSL hydrolase family protein yields MNQRSERHVTDGLTGRLGRAAALSLLAGTVGGAAVLAGEAFVARHRRYAEPELGLALRATIGRAGGTPLRLVLLGDSSALGVGVDRLDDTIGGQLANLLAEGPTGRRVHLSSVGVSGSRSTDLATQVARALLGERPDVALILIGANDATGMRRPADASAYLGAAVHRLREARVEVVVGTCPDLGAVRAIAPPLRQLVGWAGRRMARAQTTAVLEAGGTVVDLATETGPVFRADAGTLCHDGFHPSADGYRVWAHALLPAITAAAAVASRR; encoded by the coding sequence ATGAACCAGCGCAGCGAGCGGCACGTGACCGACGGCCTCACTGGCCGACTGGGTCGGGCGGCGGCGCTGTCGCTGCTCGCCGGCACCGTGGGCGGTGCGGCAGTCCTCGCCGGTGAGGCGTTCGTCGCGCGACACCGGCGGTACGCCGAGCCGGAGCTGGGGCTGGCGCTGCGCGCCACGATCGGCCGGGCCGGCGGGACGCCGCTGCGGCTGGTGCTGCTCGGCGACTCGTCGGCGCTGGGCGTGGGCGTCGACAGGCTCGACGACACCATCGGCGGGCAGTTGGCAAACCTGCTCGCCGAGGGCCCGACCGGCCGTCGGGTGCACCTGTCGAGCGTCGGTGTCTCCGGGTCCCGTTCGACCGATCTGGCGACGCAGGTGGCCCGGGCCCTGCTGGGCGAGCGTCCCGACGTGGCGCTGATCCTGATCGGCGCCAACGACGCCACAGGCATGCGTCGGCCCGCTGACGCGTCGGCGTATCTGGGCGCGGCGGTGCACCGGCTGCGGGAGGCGCGGGTCGAGGTGGTGGTGGGCACCTGTCCCGACCTGGGTGCCGTACGCGCCATCGCGCCCCCGCTGCGGCAGTTGGTGGGCTGGGCCGGCCGGCGGATGGCCCGCGCGCAGACCACGGCCGTGCTGGAGGCCGGTGGCACTGTTGTCGACCTGGCCACCGAGACCGGTCCGGTGTTCCGGGCGGACGCGGGCACGCTCTGCCACGACGGCTTCCACCCGTCCGCCGACGGTTACCGGGTGTGGGCGCACGCCCTGTTGCCGGCGATCACGGCTGCGGCGGCGGTCGCCTCCCGACGCTAG